The DNA window GTCCTTGAGGGTGAAGGGGGTTCCTAAGTAGTCCCAATCGATCAGGTCCTTGCTGCGCCAGACGCGCACGGTATTGCCGACGGCCGAAGTTCCGCTGAGACCGATGTTGTAGGGGTCGGTTTCTTCGCGCGGATCCTCGTCGTTGATGGTGGTGCCCGTCAGGTAGAAGAAGTCATCGGGGCCGAGGGTGATGTAGGGATCGCGGATCCAGCCTTCCTTGATGTAGAGCGCGCGGTCGTGGGATCTCAGTCCGGCTTCGATTTCGGCGCGAGGCATCGCAGGTGCGACTGGTGCGACCTTGGCGGTCGGGATCGCAACCGGCGCCATGCCTGCGGTTTCCGGATCACCGGTGATGCCGGCTTTGCGGTGGATCTCCGCGAGCGCTTCGGGCGCCAGCTTACGGACCTTGCGGTCATAGGTGATCAACCCGTTGATCTCGCCCTCGACGTCGGTCGTCTGGGTGTAGATGCCTGCGGCGATGCCCTTGTTCCGGAGGTCGGCGAGCATGGAGATCGAGGTCTTGTAGCGCTCGATCCACTCCTCCTTGTTTTTCGGCAGTCCGCCGTATCCCCAGTTGCGTGCCTTGACGTCCCAAAGGTGCCCCTTCACGGGGAAGCCGTGACCACCGAACTCGCCCACAACCTTCACGAAGTTGTCGAAGCGTCCACCTTCGCCGAGTTCGAAGGGAAAGCCGGGGTGGGGGTACTGGTGGTGGTCGATGATATGGCCGACGGGGAAGAAGTTGCCGCCGGACGCGACATTCACCTGGCGGGTTGGATCGTAGGCGACCGTCCACTTGCCGACGACTTCGGTTCGGTGCTGGCCCCACGCTTCGTTGAAGGGCACCCACTGGACGATGCAAGGGTGGGGTTGGAGGGTGTCGATCATGATGCCCAGCTCCTTCATATACTGGGAGTGATCGGCGTCGGGCCACTTGGCGTCGGAAGGATTGGGCTGAAGCCGGGTCCACTTCGGGCTCACGTGGCCGTCCCGCTGTTTCCCGGTGCCCGAGGACACCTGATCCTGCCACATCATCATCCCGAGCCGATCGCAGTGGTAGTAGTAGCGCCGGGGCTCGACCTTAATGTGCTTGCGGATCGTGTTGAAGCCGGCGGTCTTGAGGAACTCGATGTCGGAGACCATGGCCTCATCCGATGGCGGAGTCAGCAAACCGTCGGGCCACCAACCTTGGTCAAGTGTTCCCCAGTGAAAGATCGGCTTGCCGTTGAGAAGGAAGCGCAAGTGGCCCTTGTCGTCCTTGGCGACGGTCGACTCACGGATGCCGACGTAGGAATGGACGACGTCGTCGCCGAAGCGGAGCTCCACGTCGTAGAGAGTGGGGGAATCCGGCGACCACAGTATGGGATCGGGAATCCTGACACCGGCTTGTTTGGCTGTGCCGGTGGTTGCCGCGATCGCCTTGCCGTCGAGCGAGACCTTGATTTCCACCATCGTGTCGCCGGCGTCGCCTTCCGTGTCAAAAGCGAAACGGATGTTGCCGTCGATGGTGGTCGTCACCTTGTGGCTGACCAGGTGTTTCTCCGGAACCGTTTCCATCCAGACGGTCTGCCAGATGCCGGAAACCGGCGTGTACCAAATGCCGCCGGGCTTGCTCACCTGCTTGCCGTGGAGTTGGAAGGCGGTGTCGGTCGCGTCGGTGACCTTCACGGTCAGCTCGTTCTTGCCGGGCTTTAGGGCATCCGTGATGTCGAAGCTGAATGGCAGGTTGCCGCCGATGTGTTCGCCGACCATCGTGTCGTTGACCCAGACCGTGGAGTGGTAGTCGACGGCTTCGAAGTTCAGGAGCTTGCGCTGTCCATTGGCCAGTTTGTCGGCCTCGAAGGAGCGGCGGTACCAAATCGCGTCCTGCGGTGTGATCCGTTTTCCGACGCCGGAGAGGGATGATTCGATGGCGAAAGGAACGAGGATGTCACCCTGCCACTTGGAGGGTGCTGCGTTCGAATTCTTGGGAGCGACCGCGTATTTCCAAAGGCCGTTGAGATTGGTCCATTGCTTGCGGGCGAATGCCGGGCGCGGGTATTCGGTCCACGCGTCCTCCGGCTTCAGCTTCTCGCCCCACTCGGTCATCATGGCCGAGGTGGCCTTGCCGTTGTTCGGAGCAGCAACCTCGGCAGCAGCCACGGGGGCGCCCTCTTCGACCGTGGCGGTGACGATGGTGCCTCCTGTGAATCGGTTCGGAGCCGGATAGTCGCCTGCGGAAGTCAGGGTGTCCTCGCCGATGCAAAGCGGATCCTTGGGTTGGTGCGGGATGAGTCCGGGCGAACGCATCGTGACCGACTCGCCGCCGTCGACCGCGAGTGTCATCGTTGCCGGGTCGAGTTTGGCGACGATCCTCGTGTTACCCTTGACCGGTTTCTTGCAAGCGAGTCGTGTGACCTTCCCGTCCACGCGCACATCGAAAGCGGGCCGACCTTCGATCAGGTGGAGCGCGATACCGTGCTCCACCCCACCTTGGGAGAGGATGACTCCATGGGGTCTGCCGCCTTTGATTTCGGCAATGATCGAGAGGGGTCGATTGACAATGAGCGAGGTTTCCGGAGCGGCCGTGGCTTCCTTCTTGGGCTTATCGAACGGTTCGGCACCCACCTTGCGCGCCCATGTTTCCCACTCAGCTACCAATTCATTCAGGATTTCGGGCTTCTCCGCCGCGAGATCATGCTGCTCGGACCGGTCGTGAGCGAGGTTGTACAGTTCCCAACGAACTTCTTCAGGCTGACGCTTGCCCCACACGATCTTCCAGTCGCCGCGACGCAGTCCCCGTGCTTGCTGGTGCTCGATTGGAATCGAACGGACGGCGAGAGGTTTGCCCGCCGCCGCACCGAGGATGGACACACCGGAGACCGGTTGGATCTCGGTGCCTTTCCGTTTCTCAGGGTAGGCAGCGCCCGTGGCCTCGCAGATGCTTGGCACGATGTCCATGATGTGCGAAGGCTCGGTGACGAATCCATCCTGCTTCTTCAGACCGTTCGGCCAGTGGACGATCAAAGGCGAAGCGATTCCACCCTCGTGGCAGAAGTGCTTGTACATGTCCAAAGGCGTGTTGCCTAGGTTCGCCCAGGCCGAGCCGTAGGAATGGTGCGTGCCGTCCTGGCCCATTTTCGCGAGGGCGGCCCCGGTGTGGAGGGTGGTAATGCCCCGGCGGGAGTGTTCGTCGAATCCAAAGGGGCCCCACTCGTAGCAGGCTCCGTTGTCGCTGGTGAAGAATATCAGCGTGTTGTCGAGTTCACCGTTCTTCTCGAGGTCCGCGATGATGCGTCCAATCCCTTGGTCGACGTGTTCGACCATCGCCGCAAATGTGGCCATCCGGCGGGCGAGATCCTCGCGTCGGTCGGCGGGGAGAGAGTCCCATGCCGGGTTCGGCTTGCCGGAGAAGCCGTTGGCGATGTCCTCGCGGTCGACCGGGACCTGCGCGCGCGGAGGAAGCTCCGCATCGGCCGACACCAGTCCGAGTTTCTTCTGGCGCTCGAAACGTTCGGAGCGCAGAGCGTCCCAACCGCGGCGGTAGGTGTCGACATGGCGGTCGATGCTCTCCTTCGGGGCCTGGATGGGGAAGTGGGGTGACGAGTGGGCGAGATAGAGCAGCCATGGTTTCTCCTTGTTCTCACCGGTCCGAGCCTGGCGAAGGAACTCGAGGGCGTAGTCGGAGAAGACATCGGTCACGTAGAACTCGTCACCGGGAACCAAGACTTCCGGCTTGGTGCCTTGGGGAAGACGGACGTAGAGATCCGGATCCCATTGGTTCTCGGAGTGCGCCTGGAAATTCTTGTATCCATAGTAGTTCTGGAAACCCCGCTCGATCGGTCCGGGGTCACCCATGTGCCACTTGCCGACCATCCAGGTCGAGTAGCCGGCATCTCCGAGGATTTCGGCAACTGTTGCGGTGTTGGGCAACAGGTGGCCGGTGTAGGCCGGGCTGGAGTTTTTCCGAGGCTCCCGGGTGGTGAACGAACCGATGCCGGCTTCATGCGGATGAAGACCGGTCACGAGGGATGCTCTGGACGGACAGCAACGGGCCGAATTGTAAAACGCGGAGAATTTGGCTCCTCCCGAGGCGAGGCGGTCGAGGTTCGGAGTCGCGATTTCCGATCCGTAGCAAGAGAGGTCGGAGAAGCCGAGGTCGTCGGCGAGGATGACAAGGACGTTCGGCCGATCTGCGGCATCCGCGGTCACGGCCAGCAAGGCCGCCGCGAGTAGGGCAAAGGGTTTCATGATTGGTCTGGGTTGAGGAATGGGTCGCCCATGGGCAGCATGGGCGGCCTGTGTGCCGTTCGGAAGGGTATTTCGGGTCACGGCCCGCTGTTCCCATCCAATGACGCCGATTCGGTCATCGAGCCGGGATCAGTCCGCGGCCGTGATCACGCGGATCTCGTCGATCGACTCGCCGGCATTGAAGATCACCGAAACGGTTTTGCGGTCCGACGAGAGCGTGACGGTGTCGGGCATGGTGCGGATGCCGGCTTCAGGGCCCCGCATCCCCGGATTCTCCTTGGTCAGAGGCAGCGGGGCATTGGTGGTGATTTTGTCGGTCTCGAAAAGCTTGCCGGTCGAAGTGATGATGCCGAGCACCGGCCGGTCGAAGGTGACCGAGCCCTCGAAGCTTTTGAAGACCATGAAGTCGAGGATCCCGACCGGGTTGTAGCGGAGCAGGTAGCTTCGAGCGCGGGTGCCTGCCTTGCTTTCGAGAGTCGACGGGCTGTGGATCGGAGCGCCGGCTTTGCCGCCATGGCTACCGGGTTCGGTGATGTCCACCGGCAGGCGCTCGGGAAGGACGAAGGACCGCTTTTCGGGGATGACGATCACGTGGTTGTCATCCTCGTGGTTGGCCACGGCTTCCGGTGTGTTGGGCGGCGCCGGGATGACTTCTCCTTCGGTTGATTGGATGCCCGAGGCGATCGGCCAGGTGCGGGAGAATGCAGACGGTTCGAAGGCGAGATCGCTCAGGCCGGCGCCTCGGGTTGCCCGGACCGCTCCTCCTTCGAGCAGGTTGCGTTGGTCCTTGCCGGAAGACACGGTCACTTCGCCGTCGAGGACCATGAAGTCCGCCGAGCCGTCGGGTGATGCGGACACCCCGAAAGAGGTTCCGAGGTCGGTAAGGGTCGCGGACTTCGTGTCCACCCGGAAGCCGTGCGCGGTCTCTGGGCACCACGCGTTCAGGTTGCCGGACTTGAGCCCGATTTCCATCGGCGAGCGGACCGTGAATTCCGCGGGGCCTTCGACGGCGACGACGGCACCGTTCCCGAAGTCGAGGCGCATCATGCGGCCGACTTCCAACTCGATCTTCTGGCCGGCCTTGATGATCTCCGATCTCGCGAGCTCATCGCTGGTGCCGGGCAGGTGGACGGCGACCGCGACGCTTTCCACGGGTTTCCGGTTGAGTAGGACAAGGGGGACGGTCGCGAGTGCGACACAGGCTGCCAGTGCGAGCACCGCCTGCTTGCGGAAGCGGTCTCGCCGGATCTTGCGGGTGATCCGTTCCGGGAAGCGGGCGACCGGCTCGTCGCCCACGGCCCGCAGGTGGTTCGAGACGGCGTGGGAGAATCGCTCGTCGCTGAACTCAGGATTGGTCCGGCTCAATGCGCCGGACACCACCAATTGCTCCTGTAGCTTGGCCCGGAGTTCCGGATCTTCGCTGACGAGTTCGGTGAGTCGGGCGCGACCGGCCTCATCAAGCGAGCCGTCCAGCAGTTCGCAGCACAGGTCCTCGAAAGTCGGTTCCGTGGGATTCGTTTCCATGGCTTCAGGTGGCGTCGTGGACCTTGTGGGCGTGGAGGCAGGTGGCGAGAGCCTGTCTTGCGTTGAATAGCACCTTGCGCACCGCGACCGAACTCATTTCAAGCTCCTCGCCGATCTCGGTGGCGTTGCGATCTTTGAAGTATCGGGCATCGACCACTTTGCGGGCGCGGTCGGTCAATTTCTCGAGGCAGGCGCGCAGGGCCGTGTGGCGAAGGTCGGCATCCTGAAGGGAGCCGGGAGCAACTTCGGTCGGGGTCGAGTCGATCAGCAGGGTGGTCAGATTCTCATCGAGAAGCCGTTGGCGCCTCCCGGATTTGTTGAGCTCGTTCATGACGAGATTGCGAGCGATCCTCCGAAGCCAGGGGCCGGCGTTGGCCGGATCATCGAGCTCATCCCATTTCCGGTAGGCGATAAGGAATGCCTCCTGGGCGATGTCATCCACCCACGCGCTGCTGACGCCCAGCGAGCGGATGAAATAGCGCAGGCTGGAGTGGTGCTCATGCACGGTCCGGTCGACCTCCTGAAGTTTGACCTTGGTGGATTTCATGGGTTCCTCTGCCAGAGGGATGTTGTCGGACAACCCGGTGTTCCGGGGAAAGTGCGAATTTCCAGCGGGTTTGGCGGGCACGCTGGACCGTCCGCCTCGCTCTGCCATGCCTTGCCAAGTCCGCGGACCTCGCTTTTCATTGTCATGTCGATGGACGAGTCGTTCCGCTCCCAAGATCCGAATGCCGGGCACCCCGGTATCCGCAAGGCATTCAGCACCCTCTTGGCAGGTGTCGCATCGGTCGTGCCCGTGCTTGCGACCGTCTGGCTTCTCGTCCTCGTCTACAAGATCCTCGGGGATCTGGGGAACAGCATCATCGCCGGGGTTTTCCGGTTCCTGAACTGGCTCCGCGGGGTCCATCCCGAGGCTCCCGGGGCATGGTCATTCGAGTTCCCGGGGTCGAACTTGGTGCTCGCCCTGCTGCCGGTACTCATTCTTTTTGCGGTCGGCTTCGCGGTGACCAATGCCCTCGGCCGGCATCTGCTGCACTGGATTGAAAGCAAGATCCAGAAGCTGCCCCTGCTCGGATTCGTCTACTCGTCGATCAAGCAACTTGTCGACGCGCTCAAGAGCTTGGGTTCGGAGCGAAAATTCAAGGGAGTCGCCTACGTCGAATACCCGTCACCCGGTTGCCGCCTCCTCGGGTTCGTGACGGGGAATTTCCACGACGAACAAATGGGCAAGGACGTGACGGCGGTCTTTCTGCCGACAGCCCCGAATCCGCTCACCGGTTTCGTGGTGATCGTCGAAGACGAGCGGGTGCACAACAGCAACATGTCGCTCGAGGAGGCGAGCAAGCTGATCCTTTCCGCAGGGTTGGTGTCGCCGGCGGTGGAGAAGACCGCCGCGGAGAAGCAGCCCAAAAAGGAACCCGAGCCTGCGACCGCGCCCTGATCGGTCCCGTGCCGGTCAGCAGACCGGGCACTGGTTGATCTGCTGGAAGAAGTCGTTGCCTTTGTCGTCAACGAGGATGAATGCCGGGAAGTTCTCCACCCGGATCTTCCACACCGCCTCCATCCCGAGTTCGGGATACTCCAGAACTTCCAGTGACTTGATGTGGTTCGTCGCGAGCAGCGCCGCGGGACCACCGGCCGATCCGAGATAGAAACCGCCGTGTTTTTTGCAGGCGTCGGTGACCTGCTGCGAACGGTTGCCTTTGGCCAGCATGACCATCGATCCGCCATGGCCTTGGAAGAGATCCACGTAGCCATCCATGCGACCTGCTGTCGTAGGCCCGAAGGAGCCGGAAGCGTAACCCTCCGGAGTCTTTGCCGGTCCGGCGTAGTAGACGGGATGCTGCTTGAAATACTCGGGCAGGTCGCCTTCCGCCTCAAGTTTCTCCTTCAGCTTCGCATGGGCGATGTCGCGCGCGACAATGATGGTCCCGCTCAGCGAAACTGCGGTGGTGACCGGATACTTGGTCAGGGTTTCTAGCGTCTTCTCCATCCCTTGATCGAGGTCGATCTCGACTCCGTGGAACTTCCAGTCGCGATACGATTCGGGGATGTACTGACCGGGATTCTTCTCCAGCTTCTCGAGGAAGATCCCGTCCTTGGTGATCTTCGCCTTGGCTTGCCGGTCGGCGGAGCAGGAAACCCCGATACCCACCGGGCAGGACGCGCCGTGGCGGGGCAGGCGGACCACCCGCACGTCGAGGGCGAAGTACTTCCCGCCGAACTGGGCGCCGATTCCGATCTCGCGGGCCGCGGCCAGCAGCTCCTTCTCAAGCTCGAGGTCACGGAAGGCGCGTCCGTGTTCGTTGCCCGAGGTCGGCAACTCGTCGTAGTAGCGTGTGGAAGCCATCTTGACGGTCTTCAGGCAGGTCTCGGCCGAGGTCCCGCCAATCACGAAAGCGAGGTGGTAGGGCGGGCAGGCGGCGGTTCCCAATGACCGCATCTTCTCGATGGCGAACTCGCGCAGCCGCTTCGGATTCAAAAGCGCCTTGGTCTCCTGGTAGAGAAAGGTCTTGTTCGCCGATCCGCCACCCTTGGAGACGAAAAGGAATTTGTAGGCCTCGCCCTCGTCGGCGTAGAGGTCGATCTGGGCCGGCAGGTTGGTCCGCGTGTTCGTCTCCTCGAACATCGTCAGAGGTGCGGTCTGCGAGTAGCGGAGATTTTCTTCGGTGTAGGTCTTGTGAACGCCCCTCGAGAGCCACTCGGCGTCGTTGCAGCCTGTCCAGACGTGTTGGCCCTTCTTGCCGATGATGGTGGCGGTGCCGGTGTCCTGGCAATTGGGGAGGATCCCGTGAGCCGCGATTTCCGCATTCTTCAGCAGCATCGCTGCGACCATCCGGTCGTTGTCGGTCGCGTCGGGGTCGTCGAGGATCGCCGCGACCTGCTTCAGGTGGCCCGGGCGCAGGGTGAAGTTGATCGCCTTGAATGCCTGGTTCGCAAGGAATGCGAGTCCCTCGGGTTCGACTTTCAGGACCGTCTTGCCGTCGAAATCGGCAGTGGAGACGAAATCGGAGCTGATCTGCTCATACTCTGTCGGATCAGAGGAGAGAGGGAAGGGATCCTGGTAGTGGAACGGCCGCTCGGACATGGGGGCACCCTAGAGGAAGCGTCGACCACGTCCAGCGGATCGGAGAATATGCCGGGATCTTGATAAAGACGGAGGCGAACCCACAAAAAACCCGCCGTCCCGGAGGGGAGGGCGGGTGAAATAAGCGGGAATGACCTCAGCGTCGGCGACGCATCACGAGACCGAGTCCGAACAAGGTGAGCAATGCGGTCGAGGGTTCGGGAATGGTGGTGATGCCGACCGTGATCCACATCCGGTCCTGCTCTCCGCCTTGGGCCTCCGCGTAGAAGTAATTGTAGCCGCCGTTGTCACTCCAGGTTCCGGCGTTGATCTCGGCGAGATAGGACTCGGCGAGCAGAATCGCCGCGTCGGCGGTGCCGTCATAGCCGGTCCCGTAGTCGATCACCGACAGGGCTCCGGGGAAGATCCCTCCGTCGTCCAGCGAGTAGAACCCCGCTCCGAAAGCGTCGTCTTCGATGATCTCCCAAGCAGCGAGTTGAATGGCGGCACCGATGACGGCGGCGTCATCATAGTCCGAAGCGGTGGTGATCAGGAAGTCGGCGAGGGTGTTGGAGAACAGGATCCGGAGGTCGCCTTCCTGCGAGGCCGAGAGCGATCCGAAACCGGCGCTGACGTCGTAGGTGGAGGTGCCCGTCGGGCCGACGAACATCTCGGTGCAAAGGTCGAAAACCGGAACCTCGGTCCCGTTGCCCGTGGTCACCATCGTTCGCTTGAGGCTGACCGGATTGACGGAATATGGATTCGGGCCGGAGCCGGTGCCGTTGTTGAAATTGACGGTGGCTGGATCGCCGAGGCCGTCCTTCACGACATAATCCTGAAGGATCCGGTAACTGAACGGATCGTAGGGTGCGGTGTCGTCGAGCGTGAAGGTCTGCCCGAGGGCGGCCGGCGCATACAGCGCTGCGAGCACGCCGGAAAGGAAGGCGATTTTGGGGAACATCAGGTGGGTGGGGTGAAGGTTGGGGGAGCGCTTTGCCAGAGCGGACGAACACCTTTTAGTGACTAAATCCTTGAAAAACAAGGATTTCTTCAGCGCCCCTCGTCGGCATCGATGTAGTCCATGAAGGTCACGATGTCTTCACGGTTCTCGAAGCCGGACTCCGCTTTCCGGGCCTTCAGGCGCTCCGCGAGGTCGTCGCGGAACCCGCGGGTCCTCATATAGGCACTCCACCAAGCGAAATCGTGCTCCGGGCGGTCGATTCCAGCCTCTCGCGCCCACGCGAGGGCCTCGGCGTCTGTGGCTCCCTCGCGGACCCGCTTGGCCAGATCCTCGTAGTCGATTCCGAAGAATTGGCAGGTCCAGAGGTCCATGCCCCGGCCGAGATTGGCGTGGTAGTCCGGGGCGAGCCGGCCCTCGGCATGTTGGCGGATCTTGTCGCACATGCGGGGGAAATACACGACGCCGTCGGTTTCGTCGTAGGGGCTGCGGGGGAATGAGTCGCTCATGCCCGGACTCTGGAACCGGGAGCCGCGAAGGCTCAATCTGGAAATCCCGGCTTGCGGTTCGCCACTTGCGGGTCGGCCCGCTGCCGCGATGGTCCGGCGTGACGGAGAAGTTGTGCCGGAACTGCGGACGGAGGATCGAGTGGCGATCGCGATGGGCCGATTGTTGGGACGAGGTCCGCTATTGCTCCGAAGCGTGCCGACGGAACAAACCCGGGCCGGTGGATCGTGAACTCGAACGGCAAATCCTGGATTTGCTCGACCGGCGCTCCGGCAACGCGACCATCTGTCCCAGCGAGGTGGCCCGCTTTAGATTTCCGGACGATTGGCGGAGCCGGATGGAGCAGGTCCGCCGTGCCGCGCGGCGTCTGATGGTGGCGGGGGAGGTCGAGATCGTCCAAAAGGGCAGGGTGGTCGACCCGTCGACGGCGAAGGGGCCGATCCGGATTCGGAAATGCCAAGCCTGAGCGATTGGTCCCTTTCCATCCGACCGGGGGTGAACTAAGGTCCGCGCTATGAGTGGGGGAATAAGAATCGCATGGGGCGTCGTGGTGTTCGGCTTGGCCGGATGTTCGACCGATCCGGGTATCGTAAATGCGGGAGGTCGTGAACTGGTGCCGGTGTCGACCGCAGGCATGCACTCGGTGACCCCGCCGAGCCAGCCGCGCCTGCCGATGGGCACCGTGTTCAAGGGTGAGTCGAAGTTTCGCGCACTGGTTGCCAAGGCCGAGCGGGAGAATTGGCGGGGTCTTCCACTGGGGCAGCGGACGGTCCGGGTGGCGCGTGCGATGGTCGGGACTCCCTACGTGAATTACACGCTGGAGGTCGATGACCGCATCGAGAGCCCTGTCGTCAACTTTGTGGGAATGGATTGCTGGACGTACTACGAGAACGCGTTGGCTTTCGCCCGAATGCTTCGCTACAAGCCGGGACCCTACCAGTCGCAGGACATGCTCCATATGATCGAACTGGAGCGTTACCGGGGCGGCCGCTGCACCGGGAATTACCTCAGCCGGATGCACCACCTTGAGGAGGTGTTCTACGACAACCAGCGGCGTGGCTACGCCACCAATGTCACGCCCAGCCTGCCCGGTGCGGTTCGGCTTCGTCGTGAGATTCGTGAGATGACGGTGCAGTGGAAGAGCTACCGCTACCTTCGCAACAATCCCGGTCTGCTTCCGGAGATGGGGCGTATCGAAGCAAGGGTCTCGAAGCTTCCCGTCTACCATGTTCCGACGAGGAAGGTTCGCAGCATCGAGCACCTCCTGCAGGACGGGGACGTCTGCGCGATCACGACGAACTGGAAGTATGGTTACACCTCGCACGTCGGGCTGATTGTGAAGCTCAAGGGCCGGGCGTATTTCACCCATGCCACCTCGGATCGCGACAAGGGGAGGATGACGATCATCGACCGTCCGATCACCGACTACCTGAATGGCTCTTCGAAACATGCGGGGATCGCGGTGCTTCGTCCCAAGGATCTTCCTCCGTCGCCGATGTGGAAACGGAACGTGGCCGGAAACTGAGGTCCAACATTCCTCTTGCCCAAGCCGGATGAACATGGTTTGTTCCTGTGAACACTGTTCATCAAGTCATGGCTGAAAACCTTACCAAGCGGCAGGAGGAGATTCTCGAATACCTGAAGGGTTACCAGCGGGAGCTCGGGGTGATGCCCTCCACCCGCGAAATCCAGCACCACTTCGGCTTCGCCAGCCAGACGGCGGCGATGAGTCATCTACGAGCTCTTGAGCGCAAAGGCGCGATCCAACGACTGCCAAACAAGGCCCGGGCGGTCGTATTCCCGGAAGACCTCGACCGCGAGGCGATCGTCGATATTCCGATCTACGGCGACATTGCCGCGGGGATGGCTCAGGACGCGCCGCCCGAGCGGGAAGGATGCGTGTCGATCGACATCGCATCACTTGGCATCCGGCCAAATGCCCGGACCTTCGCGCTTCGCGTCCGAGGAGACTCGATGATCGACGCCCACATCTGTGATGGTGACACGGTGATCCTAGAGTTCAGGGAGCCGCGGAAGGGGGACGTCGTCGCCGCACTGATCGATGGTGAGACCACCCTCAAGCGCTACGTGATCAAGGACCGCAGGCCGTATTTGCATGCCGAGAACCCGGATTACCCGGATTTGATTCCGGCGCGGGAACTGGTGATCCAGGGGGTCATGATCGGACTGCTCCGGAATCGGGCGGCCTGAAGCCGGTTTTGGAGGAAAAAGCCGGGGCTTTTGTGGCGGCGGTTTTCTGGGGTTTGTAGTTCCCCCTTCAGGGGGGCTCGCAAGGGTGCCGAATCCAGATTTCCACATTACCAAGCTACCAAGCCGCTAGGGTGTTGAATCGCCTTCGCCTTGTAAGCAAGCTCCGTTGCCCCCCCTGAAGGGGGAACTACCAACATCTGAATCCAAGCCGCTCAGTCGCGTTCGAGCGTGTTGCCGACGGTAGTCCAACCGCTGGCCGGCTTTACCGGCCAGCCGGGATCCTTGGGTGTCCAGACGTGACCGTTGAGCGACGGTCCCAGCCACGCAGCCCACCAGCTGAACGAGCTGTTGGCGACGATCGCGTGTTTGCAGGCGGTCATCAGCCGGAAGTCGACCAGTTCGTCATTGGCTTCCTCGTGGAAGCGGACGGTTCTGCCACCGAAGTCCAGTTGCTTCCGGGCCCACGCGATGTCATCGCCGAAGACTTCGAAGCACGGAGAGTCCAAGGCTTCGGAAGCGAGTTCGATACTGCGCTTGTAGTAATCGGCTCCGAGTCGGGGTGAGTAGCGGTTCCTCCGGACGTGGACGAAGACCGCGTTGCGGTCTCGCATCCGCTGCTCGAGTTCAAGGTCGCCCTGTTTTTCGAGTGCGGGTGGCTGGAGCTCCTCCCGGATCTTCCCGGTGGCATCGCGGAAGTAGGCTTCGTTTTGCCAGTATCCGTTGAGGTAAACGGTGTCGCGGACCGGGTCGAAATCGAGCAGTTGGAGCGATCCTTCCTTTTCCGGCAGGTAAGCCTTCCATTTCAACGGCAGCACCTTGTTCAGCGAGCGCTTCGATTTGTGGCGAAATCCTTTCGGATCGCCCAGACGCAACGCGGCCGGAGCGGGACGGGCCTCGATCGGAAAGTGCTTCAGGCGGAAAGATCGGCCATAGCCGTCGCGGACAAAGCCGGACGCATCATCGATAAACAACTCCCGTCCGCTCCGGAGCGCGAAGGCTCTCGCTGCGGCGTAGCCGAAGAGCTGGTTGCCGAGCCCCCCTTTGATGATCGCGACCGCTTTCCGACTCATGGCTGATAGCGCTTCA is part of the Haloferula helveola genome and encodes:
- a CDS encoding sulfatase-like hydrolase/transferase, which translates into the protein MKPFALLAAALLAVTADAADRPNVLVILADDLGFSDLSCYGSEIATPNLDRLASGGAKFSAFYNSARCCPSRASLVTGLHPHEAGIGSFTTREPRKNSSPAYTGHLLPNTATVAEILGDAGYSTWMVGKWHMGDPGPIERGFQNYYGYKNFQAHSENQWDPDLYVRLPQGTKPEVLVPGDEFYVTDVFSDYALEFLRQARTGENKEKPWLLYLAHSSPHFPIQAPKESIDRHVDTYRRGWDALRSERFERQKKLGLVSADAELPPRAQVPVDREDIANGFSGKPNPAWDSLPADRREDLARRMATFAAMVEHVDQGIGRIIADLEKNGELDNTLIFFTSDNGACYEWGPFGFDEHSRRGITTLHTGAALAKMGQDGTHHSYGSAWANLGNTPLDMYKHFCHEGGIASPLIVHWPNGLKKQDGFVTEPSHIMDIVPSICEATGAAYPEKRKGTEIQPVSGVSILGAAAGKPLAVRSIPIEHQQARGLRRGDWKIVWGKRQPEEVRWELYNLAHDRSEQHDLAAEKPEILNELVAEWETWARKVGAEPFDKPKKEATAAPETSLIVNRPLSIIAEIKGGRPHGVILSQGGVEHGIALHLIEGRPAFDVRVDGKVTRLACKKPVKGNTRIVAKLDPATMTLAVDGGESVTMRSPGLIPHQPKDPLCIGEDTLTSAGDYPAPNRFTGGTIVTATVEEGAPVAAAEVAAPNNGKATSAMMTEWGEKLKPEDAWTEYPRPAFARKQWTNLNGLWKYAVAPKNSNAAPSKWQGDILVPFAIESSLSGVGKRITPQDAIWYRRSFEADKLANGQRKLLNFEAVDYHSTVWVNDTMVGEHIGGNLPFSFDITDALKPGKNELTVKVTDATDTAFQLHGKQVSKPGGIWYTPVSGIWQTVWMETVPEKHLVSHKVTTTIDGNIRFAFDTEGDAGDTMVEIKVSLDGKAIAATTGTAKQAGVRIPDPILWSPDSPTLYDVELRFGDDVVHSYVGIRESTVAKDDKGHLRFLLNGKPIFHWGTLDQGWWPDGLLTPPSDEAMVSDIEFLKTAGFNTIRKHIKVEPRRYYYHCDRLGMMMWQDQVSSGTGKQRDGHVSPKWTRLQPNPSDAKWPDADHSQYMKELGIMIDTLQPHPCIVQWVPFNEAWGQHRTEVVGKWTVAYDPTRQVNVASGGNFFPVGHIIDHHQYPHPGFPFELGEGGRFDNFVKVVGEFGGHGFPVKGHLWDVKARNWGYGGLPKNKEEWIERYKTSISMLADLRNKGIAAGIYTQTTDVEGEINGLITYDRKVRKLAPEALAEIHRKAGITGDPETAGMAPVAIPTAKVAPVAPAMPRAEIEAGLRSHDRALYIKEGWIRDPYITLGPDDFFYLTGTTINDEDPREETDPYNIGLSGTSAVGNTVRVWRSKDLIDWDYLGTPFTLKDSAHPKPGDRVWAPEMHWIPEMDRWALVHCPKQKSNLMLSAGPELRGPWSSPMGRKFAGHHDPSLFHDGDRWWVLSENTRVTPISSDFSKFTGKPVRIDPSGSRPGPDGNPISRIGHEGATMLKIGDKYVHLGTAWSTDKGRQGSYNLYYCVADKITGPYGPRKFAGRFLGHGTPFQTRDGKWWCTAFFNANVPPLPRDGIESRDLAETAQTINQRGTTIVPLDVRVLDDGDIFIRAKDPAYATPGPDEVQKFPH
- a CDS encoding DUF502 domain-containing protein gives rise to the protein MSMDESFRSQDPNAGHPGIRKAFSTLLAGVASVVPVLATVWLLVLVYKILGDLGNSIIAGVFRFLNWLRGVHPEAPGAWSFEFPGSNLVLALLPVLILFAVGFAVTNALGRHLLHWIESKIQKLPLLGFVYSSIKQLVDALKSLGSERKFKGVAYVEYPSPGCRLLGFVTGNFHDEQMGKDVTAVFLPTAPNPLTGFVVIVEDERVHNSNMSLEEASKLILSAGLVSPAVEKTAAEKQPKKEPEPATAP
- a CDS encoding sigma-70 family RNA polymerase sigma factor; protein product: MKSTKVKLQEVDRTVHEHHSSLRYFIRSLGVSSAWVDDIAQEAFLIAYRKWDELDDPANAGPWLRRIARNLVMNELNKSGRRQRLLDENLTTLLIDSTPTEVAPGSLQDADLRHTALRACLEKLTDRARKVVDARYFKDRNATEIGEELEMSSVAVRKVLFNARQALATCLHAHKVHDAT